In Candidatus Epulonipiscium sp., a genomic segment contains:
- a CDS encoding PFL family protein encodes MITRLEVQETNKMIEKAKLDVRTITLGISLQDCADSDINKFNKNIYDKITKTAENLVKTGEEIEKEFGIPIVNKRISVTPISIVAAGTKTDSYVSVAHALDKAAKDVGVNFIGGFSALVQKGSNTSDNILIQSIPQALAETQRVCSSVNLGSTKSGINMDAVKQMGEIIKQTAEATKDKESIGCAKLVVFCNAPEDNPFMAGAFHGVGEKDCVINVGVSGPGVVKKALEAVKGKDFETLCETIKKTAFKITRVGQLVAQEASRRLNIPFGIIDLSLAPTPEIGDSIAEIFEEMGLQNAGAPGTTAALALLNDNVKKGGVMASSYVGGLSGAFIPVSEDQGMIRAVKNGALTLEKLEAMTCVCSVGLDMIAIPGDTSNETISGIIADEMAIGMINGKTTAVRIIPVIGKTVGDTVEFGGLLGYAPIMAVNHFSCKDFIHRGGRIPAPIHSFKN; translated from the coding sequence ATGATTACGCGCTTGGAAGTACAGGAAACTAATAAAATGATTGAAAAGGCCAAGCTGGATGTTCGAACCATTACCTTGGGGATAAGTTTGCAGGATTGTGCGGATAGCGATATTAATAAGTTTAATAAAAATATATATGATAAGATTACAAAAACAGCAGAAAACCTTGTAAAAACTGGTGAGGAAATTGAAAAAGAATTCGGAATTCCCATTGTAAATAAAAGAATTTCAGTAACCCCAATTTCTATTGTGGCTGCAGGTACTAAAACTGATTCTTATGTGTCTGTTGCCCACGCCTTAGATAAGGCTGCAAAAGATGTTGGTGTTAATTTTATTGGGGGTTTTTCAGCCCTAGTTCAAAAGGGTTCTAATACTTCAGATAATATTTTGATTCAATCAATTCCCCAAGCTTTAGCAGAAACCCAAAGAGTATGCTCTTCCGTTAACTTGGGAAGTACGAAATCAGGGATTAATATGGATGCTGTAAAACAAATGGGGGAAATAATAAAACAAACGGCAGAGGCAACTAAAGATAAAGAATCTATTGGATGTGCAAAACTAGTGGTATTTTGTAATGCTCCGGAAGATAATCCCTTTATGGCAGGGGCCTTTCATGGGGTAGGAGAAAAAGATTGTGTCATTAATGTGGGGGTTAGTGGTCCGGGAGTTGTAAAAAAAGCTCTTGAAGCTGTAAAAGGAAAAGATTTTGAAACACTTTGCGAAACAATAAAAAAGACTGCTTTTAAAATTACAAGAGTAGGGCAATTAGTTGCCCAGGAAGCCTCAAGAAGACTTAATATACCCTTTGGAATTATTGATTTATCTCTTGCGCCAACTCCTGAGATAGGAGATAGTATTGCAGAAATATTTGAAGAAATGGGATTGCAAAATGCCGGGGCGCCGGGAACTACTGCAGCTTTGGCCCTTTTAAATGATAATGTTAAAAAGGGTGGAGTAATGGCATCCTCCTATGTTGGGGGGCTTAGTGGGGCATTTATTCCTGTTAGCGAAGACCAAGGTATGATAAGGGCTGTGAAAAATGGGGCCCTTACTTTAGAAAAATTGGAGGCCATGACTTGTGTGTGTTCTGTAGGCCTTGATATGATAGCAATACCGGGGGATACCTCTAATGAGACCATTTCAGGGATTATTGCAGATGAAATGGCTATAGGAATGATTAATGGGAAAACCACTGCTGTTCGTATTATCCCCGTAATCGGTAAAACAG